AAACACCGTGTTTATCCATTTCGCGGCGTTATCTTCGACGTCGATCCTGTCTTCAACAACACCGAGGAGTGGTACCAGTCCATCCCGGAAGACGTTCGCCCGCATAAAGAGCAGCCCTTCTATCATCTCTTTGCGGAAAACGAAGACACTGACTACATCGCCTACGTATCCGAACAGAATCTCCTGCCTGACGACAGTGGCCAGCCGGTTCAGCATCCCCAGATCGCAGAGATTTTTGATGGGCCCGATGACGGGCTCTATAAGCTGCGCGGCCCGGTCGGGCACTGAGCCCTATCAGGAAGGCCGCCTGAGCAGCAATGTTTCAGTACTCCGTCGGGACAACTGACTTCCTGCCGGCCAATCGATGAAAAAGGCGCGGTGTGTGCCGCGCCCTTTTAAATGAATCAGTTGGCTTCCTTGGCCTTTTGCTGGGCTTCTTCCAGCTTTTGCCTTGCGGACTGTGCCTTGCGCTGCATTTCTTCCTGCAGCAGGCGCTGGCGTTCCTGCAACTCGGACTGCGCGACCGGTTCGCCGTCAAAGGCGTCGGTGAATCCTTTGAGCGAAACCTTGATCGGGTTCGGTGCGCGCTGGAAGTTGACGGATGTGAAGACCACCTCGCCGCCACGCTTAAAAGAGTCGACTATGGCGTCGGTCAGCGGAACCTGCGCTACGCATTTGTCCGGCATGCAAACGGAATATGGAACACGTTGAGCCTTGCCGCCGTCGATCTGCATGTTGACGCCAGGCTGGATGGTGCGGGCCGAAGGCACTGAAACCTGCAGGATCTTATTGCTTGCCTTTCCTTCCACCAGAATAAGGCCGACAGCGGTCAGAAGCTGGCCGGTTGGCGCTGCGGTGATGTTTTGAACCACGCAGACATCATTGTCTTCCTGTTTCGTGCAGACTTTGTACCATCCCTGCTGCGGTGCCTGCGCACTCGCGGCCCCAGCCATCGAAAAGATCGCGGCGCCTGCCACTGCGCTTGCCAGCACGGTCCTTGTGACTATTGCGGTCATGAAGGTCATTCGTCTCATTTCTCCTGGGCTTTGATATGCTGTTCGCCGGGTGTTGTACTTTCCGTTTCGTGGAAGCGAAGCAAGCCTTGACGTCGATTCGCAGCCATCCCGACCGAATTCCGCCTTGCCAATCGCGCACTCCGTGTACCTGAAATACG
This portion of the Hoeflea prorocentri genome encodes:
- the hspQ gene encoding heat shock protein HspQ, translating into MFKARTAKFQIGQMVKHRVYPFRGVIFDVDPVFNNTEEWYQSIPEDVRPHKEQPFYHLFAENEDTDYIAYVSEQNLLPDDSGQPVQHPQIAEIFDGPDDGLYKLRGPVGH
- a CDS encoding invasion associated locus B family protein gives rise to the protein MTFMTAIVTRTVLASAVAGAAIFSMAGAASAQAPQQGWYKVCTKQEDNDVCVVQNITAAPTGQLLTAVGLILVEGKASNKILQVSVPSARTIQPGVNMQIDGGKAQRVPYSVCMPDKCVAQVPLTDAIVDSFKRGGEVVFTSVNFQRAPNPIKVSLKGFTDAFDGEPVAQSELQERQRLLQEEMQRKAQSARQKLEEAQQKAKEAN